In Mycoplasmopsis meleagridis, the genomic stretch AATATTTTCTGCTATTTTTGTTGCTATTGTTATCTTAATAGCTACATTATTCTCCCTTTTATGAGGAAAAACAGGTGTTAGTTAGGGGAAATATGGAAGATAAGAAATTTTCATGATATATGATAAGTACCGTCAGTGGTAAAGAAGATAAAGTCGTTGAATCATTAAAAAATAGAATTGTAAGTGAACAAGTTGAAGATTGTTTTGACATGAACGCAACTGAAAATGGTCCTTTTAAAATTTTCAAAAAACCTACAATTTCTAAAACCGAACTTAAAAAGAGAGAAAATGGCGATCCATATAAAGTTAAATATATAAATATATATAACGGATATATTTTTATACACATGGATATGACAGATAAAGCATGATTTGTTATACGTAATACTCAATATGTTACGGGATTAATAGGATCTTCAGGAAAAGGAGCTAAACCTACTCCAATTTCAATTAAACAAATTAGAAAAAGTTTTGAAAAAGAAGATAAATACATGTATGACTTCAAAATGGGAATATTTGAAGATGAATTTTTTGAAGGTGATATTGTCGAAATTTTAAGTGGACCTTTTAAAGGAGAAACTGGCAAAATCATTAACTTGAATAATCAAAAGAGAGAAGCTGAAGTAGAAATGGAATCAGTAGGAAGAAAAATTACAGTATTTTTCGAATTTAAACTTCTAAAAAATATAGATAAATAAAAATCAACCAAATGTTGATTTTTATTTATCTCCGTTCAAAATAGAATTAATTCTCTCTCTTGTTGGTTCTTTAATTAAGAAAGTTCCTGCAACACATGCATCTGCTCCTGCTTTAAAACACGCAGGTCCAGTAATGTTATTTATTCCTCCATCGACTTGGATTAAATAGTTTAATTCTTTTTTCAATCTATATTCTTTAAGTTTTTTTATTTTATCTATAGAAGTTTCTATAAATTTTTGCCCTCCCGCACCTGGTTCAACAGACATAACTAATACTAATCTTAAATAGGGTAAATAATCAATGATTTCATTTACTGAAGTTTTTGGTTTTATGGCCATTCCTAAATTCAAATTATGTTGATTTTTTATTAAAAAATTTAATATTTCTTCTTTATTTTTAACAGCTTCATAATGGAAAGTTAAAATGTCACCCACTTCTTTGTAAAGTTCAATTATTTCAAATGGATCTTCAACCATTAGGTGAATATCTTTGAAATGTTTAGGAGCGTTATCATTAATATTTTTAATTTCATGAAACTCAATAGCTGTGTTAGATACAAAAACTCCATCCATCACATCATAATGTACTCATTTTATTCCTTCATTAAGTAGGTT encodes the following:
- the nusG gene encoding transcription termination/antitermination protein NusG, yielding MEDKKFSWYMISTVSGKEDKVVESLKNRIVSEQVEDCFDMNATENGPFKIFKKPTISKTELKKRENGDPYKVKYINIYNGYIFIHMDMTDKAWFVIRNTQYVTGLIGSSGKGAKPTPISIKQIRKSFEKEDKYMYDFKMGIFEDEFFEGDIVEILSGPFKGETGKIINLNNQKREAEVEMESVGRKITVFFEFKLLKNIDK
- a CDS encoding ribulose-phosphate 3-epimerase — its product is MKSKNVTPSILNVPVEERLNMVINLLNEGIKWVHYDVMDGVFVSNTAIEFHEIKNINDNAPKHFKDIHLMVEDPFEIIELYKEVGDILTFHYEAVKNKEEILNFLIKNQHNLNLGMAIKPKTSVNEIIDYLPYLRLVLVMSVEPGAGGQKFIETSIDKIKKLKEYRLKKELNYLIQVDGGINNITGPACFKAGADACVAGTFLIKEPTRERINSILNGDK